In Deinococcus aestuarii, one genomic interval encodes:
- a CDS encoding DUF721 domain-containing protein, whose product MKGPRRLGDTRSLGDLMGATLGSARLTKGIGKARAILAWPQAVGPEIARMTRPRSQQGGTLFVEVRDSATAHHLTLQRHHFLKSLNALLGSDAVSEIRFTVGTVRTAAPTPRVPPLPAPDRARARSLVRNVEGDLRDVALRAAEAITRARKWREEQGWRPCPVCGEASREQPCRACALTLEDPNVRRAARSLTRAPERLPLLTPLLGDSGMNAARFLALELLEDQLDLLALECVRGGGEDGYRAFLGQQADVYLALTHRKPRSAIKKADWAALPERVRQVLGAGR is encoded by the coding sequence GTGAAGGGGCCGCGCCGCCTGGGGGACACCCGCAGCCTCGGCGACCTGATGGGCGCGACGCTGGGCAGCGCCCGCCTGACGAAGGGGATCGGCAAGGCGCGGGCCATCCTGGCGTGGCCGCAGGCGGTCGGCCCCGAGATCGCCCGGATGACCCGGCCCCGCTCGCAGCAGGGGGGCACCCTCTTCGTGGAGGTGCGCGACAGCGCGACCGCCCACCACCTCACCCTCCAGCGCCACCACTTCCTGAAAAGCCTCAACGCCCTGCTCGGGAGCGACGCCGTGAGTGAGATTCGCTTCACGGTGGGCACCGTCCGCACCGCCGCGCCCACGCCCCGCGTCCCCCCGCTGCCCGCCCCCGACCGCGCCCGGGCCCGCTCCCTCGTGAGGAACGTGGAGGGCGACCTGAGGGACGTGGCGCTCAGGGCCGCCGAGGCGATCACCCGGGCCCGCAAGTGGCGCGAGGAACAGGGCTGGCGCCCCTGCCCGGTGTGCGGCGAGGCGAGCCGTGAGCAGCCCTGCCGCGCCTGCGCCCTCACCCTGGAGGACCCCAATGTCAGGCGGGCGGCCCGGTCGCTGACCCGCGCGCCCGAACGGCTGCCCCTGCTGACCCCGCTGCTCGGCGACAGCGGGATGAACGCCGCCCGCTTCCTGGCGCTGGAGCTGCTCGAAGACCAGCTCGACCTCCTCGCGCTGGAGTGCGTGCGGGGTGGGGGAGAGGACGGTTACCGCGCCTTCCTGGGCCAGCAGGCGGACGTGTACCTGGCCTTGACCCACCGCAAGCCCCGCAGCGCGATCAAGAAGGCCGACTGGGCAGCCTTGCCCGAGCGGGTGCGGCAGGTGCTGGGGGCGGGGCGGTAG
- a CDS encoding ABC transporter substrate-binding protein, with amino-acid sequence MQPFPRTLTLALAAVGATGLTVFAVAQGLPKLAQKATYKVGFAQTESNNPWRIAQTKSMQDEAKKLGYRLVYTDAAGSAAKQVADVDSMIAQRVDAIFLAPREEKPLAAAVKKARAAGIPVILLDRNVDQSLAKAGVDYVTFIGSDFIQEGQRVGQWLAGNMKGQARIIQLLGTTGSSPANDRRKGFEDAIKGNANMRILASQTGDFARDKGRQVMETLLQAHPDVNVVYAHNDEMAIGAIAALEAAGKKPGKDVMIMSIDGGKEILQLVVDGKVNYVVECNPRFGPKAFATLKDYAAGKKIPAKIINPDRDYTAETAKAGLASAY; translated from the coding sequence ATGCAACCATTCCCCCGCACCCTGACCCTGGCGCTCGCCGCCGTGGGCGCCACCGGCCTCACCGTGTTCGCCGTCGCGCAGGGGCTCCCGAAGCTCGCGCAGAAGGCGACCTACAAGGTGGGCTTCGCGCAGACCGAGAGCAACAATCCCTGGCGGATCGCCCAGACGAAGAGCATGCAGGACGAGGCCAAGAAACTCGGCTACCGGCTGGTCTACACCGACGCGGCGGGCTCGGCGGCCAAGCAGGTCGCCGACGTGGACTCCATGATCGCGCAGCGGGTGGACGCGATCTTCCTGGCCCCGCGCGAGGAAAAACCGCTCGCCGCCGCCGTGAAAAAGGCGCGGGCCGCCGGAATTCCCGTGATCTTGCTCGACCGCAACGTGGACCAGAGCCTCGCCAAGGCCGGGGTCGATTACGTGACCTTTATCGGCAGCGACTTCATTCAGGAGGGCCAGCGCGTCGGGCAGTGGCTCGCGGGGAACATGAAGGGCCAGGCGCGGATCATCCAGCTTCTGGGCACGACGGGTTCCTCGCCCGCCAACGACCGCCGCAAGGGCTTCGAGGACGCGATCAAGGGCAACGCGAACATGCGGATTCTGGCGTCCCAGACGGGCGACTTCGCCCGCGACAAGGGCCGTCAGGTCATGGAGACGCTGCTTCAGGCGCACCCCGACGTGAACGTGGTGTACGCCCACAACGACGAGATGGCGATTGGCGCCATCGCCGCGCTGGAGGCGGCGGGCAAGAAGCCGGGCAAGGACGTGATGATCATGTCCATCGACGGCGGCAAGGAGATCTTGCAGCTCGTCGTGGACGGCAAGGTCAACTACGTCGTGGAGTGCAACCCGCGCTTCGGCCCCAAGGCCTTCGCCACCCTCAAGGACTACGCGGCGGGCAAGAAGATCCCCGCCAAGATCATCAACCCCGACCGCGACTACACCGCCGAGACCGCCAAGGCTGGCCTCGCCTCGGCCTACTAG
- a CDS encoding phytanoyl-CoA dioxygenase family protein, with amino-acid sequence MTATDNTKPAPSMSMSADAPAPSTDNQVPINATPYADPQYSVPAIMAALYGDGILGLKGAFPREWVARMNDELTELYRQALARPGGAVGRGTNRHYVEIHPEDISGFLDLVTHPWVRTVCECVLGPNYKIVEIGFDVPNPGARDQPWHRDFRATPETLVDRRLNSLAFNLTAVDVEEDMGPFEIAPGTQWDEPGEYDHGMFPPVSLYPRYHALAQRKYPRAGDISVRSALTIHRGTANTSDKPRPVLVLGVDAPGAGHDEWHDLQFTRGYYDRLPQAVKDHLICRVVDDLEPIMQGHTIEGLMMGDA; translated from the coding sequence ATGACCGCCACGGATAACACCAAGCCTGCCCCGTCCATGAGCATGAGCGCCGACGCTCCGGCGCCGTCCACCGACAATCAGGTGCCGATCAACGCCACGCCCTACGCCGACCCGCAGTACAGCGTGCCCGCGATCATGGCCGCCCTGTACGGCGACGGCATCCTGGGGCTCAAGGGGGCGTTCCCCCGCGAGTGGGTGGCGCGGATGAACGACGAGCTGACCGAGCTGTACCGGCAGGCCCTCGCCCGGCCCGGCGGCGCGGTGGGACGCGGCACGAACCGCCACTACGTCGAGATTCACCCCGAGGACATCAGCGGTTTCCTCGACCTCGTGACCCACCCCTGGGTGCGGACGGTGTGCGAGTGCGTGCTGGGGCCGAACTACAAGATCGTGGAGATCGGCTTCGACGTGCCCAATCCCGGCGCGAGGGACCAGCCGTGGCACCGCGACTTCCGCGCGACCCCCGAGACGCTGGTGGACCGCCGCCTGAATTCGCTCGCCTTCAACCTGACCGCCGTGGACGTCGAGGAGGACATGGGCCCCTTCGAGATCGCGCCGGGCACCCAGTGGGACGAGCCCGGCGAGTACGACCACGGCATGTTCCCGCCCGTCTCGCTGTACCCCCGCTACCACGCCCTCGCGCAGCGCAAATACCCCAGGGCGGGCGACATCTCGGTGCGCTCGGCCCTCACGATCCACCGCGGCACGGCGAACACCAGCGACAAGCCGCGCCCGGTGCTCGTGCTGGGGGTGGACGCTCCCGGCGCGGGCCACGACGAGTGGCACGACCTCCAGTTCACGCGGGGCTACTACGACCGTCTGCCGCAGGCGGTGAAAGACCACCTGATCTGCCGGGTGGTGGACGATCTCGAACCCATCATGCAGGGCCACACCATCGAGGGCCTGATGATGGGCGACGCCTGA
- a CDS encoding ABC transporter permease, giving the protein MRAGQLLQRYGVLVALALLVLFGSLRYEGFLSTYNVFSVLGYNSMFGLVALGMAFVIMTGGIDLSVGSVAAFASVIAALLSPFGLWPALLGAVAAATLLGLINGVVVAYLKILPFVATLAMLLAARGLALLFAGNQSVSVSSESGFTTFGQGNIGGVPFTAVLLFVAFAIGAVVLRSTRFGRHVLAVGGNEEAARLMGLPVERTLVWVYVLSGALAGLAGVILASQFGAGQPTEGLGWELTAIAAVVVGGTLLTGGSGSIGSTLVGVLLLGIIFNILNFENGRGTISLSAYWQSVIRGAFLLLVVVLQNQLTRRKASGGG; this is encoded by the coding sequence GTGCGCGCGGGGCAACTGCTCCAGCGGTACGGCGTCCTCGTCGCCTTGGCCCTGCTCGTGCTGTTCGGCTCGCTGCGCTACGAGGGCTTCTTGTCCACGTACAACGTCTTCTCGGTCCTCGGGTACAACTCTATGTTCGGGCTCGTCGCGCTGGGGATGGCCTTTGTGATCATGACGGGGGGCATCGACCTCAGCGTGGGCAGTGTGGCCGCCTTCGCCAGCGTGATCGCCGCGCTGCTCAGTCCCTTTGGGCTGTGGCCCGCGCTGCTCGGGGCGGTCGCTGCCGCCACCTTACTCGGGCTGATCAACGGCGTGGTCGTCGCGTACCTCAAGATTCTGCCCTTCGTCGCCACGCTCGCCATGCTGCTCGCGGCGCGGGGGCTCGCGCTGCTCTTCGCCGGGAACCAGTCGGTCTCGGTCAGTTCGGAGAGCGGTTTCACGACCTTCGGGCAGGGGAACATCGGGGGCGTGCCCTTCACCGCGGTCCTGCTCTTCGTCGCCTTCGCAATCGGGGCGGTCGTGCTGCGCTCCACCCGCTTCGGGCGGCACGTGCTCGCGGTCGGCGGGAACGAGGAGGCCGCGCGGCTGATGGGCCTGCCGGTCGAGCGGACGCTGGTGTGGGTCTACGTCCTGTCGGGGGCGCTGGCGGGGCTGGCGGGCGTCATCCTCGCCTCGCAGTTCGGGGCCGGGCAGCCCACCGAGGGGCTGGGGTGGGAACTCACCGCCATCGCCGCCGTCGTGGTGGGCGGAACGCTCCTGACGGGGGGGAGCGGGTCCATCGGCTCGACGCTCGTGGGTGTGCTGCTGCTCGGCATCATCTTCAACATCCTCAACTTCGAGAACGGGCGCGGCACGATCAGCCTCAGCGCCTACTGGCAGTCAGTGATCCGCGGCGCCTTCCTGCTCCTCGTGGTCGTGCTGCAAAACCAGCTCACGCGGCGCAAGGCCAGCGGCGGAGGGTAA
- a CDS encoding ABC transporter permease gives MTRPEGTTAPPAALPPNARRRRSTTPLLGPLVALVLLFLFNALFTPNFLTAQTLNVNLTQVATVVIVAVGMTLVIATGGIDLSVGALMAISGAIAPMLFLNPPFGNAALGLGLAFTVPVLVAGLFGLFNGSLVTRFGIQPFIATLILFIAGRGIAQVMTNGQLQTFSNSTFGYIGLGRPLGIPFQVILMLAVVALFAWVMSRTVFGRHVLAVGGNEAAARLAGIPTNRVKLAVYGISGLLAGLAGLIVIAINSSSDANQVGLNMELDAIAAVAVGGTALTGGRATILGTLLGALIIQLIRYTLLARGVPDAVALVVKAAIILVAVYIQRQRR, from the coding sequence ATGACCCGGCCCGAAGGAACGACCGCGCCGCCCGCCGCCCTGCCGCCGAACGCCCGCCGCAGACGCTCCACCACGCCCCTCCTCGGGCCGCTCGTCGCCCTCGTCCTGCTCTTCCTCTTCAACGCGCTCTTCACGCCGAACTTCCTGACCGCCCAGACCCTCAACGTCAATCTGACCCAGGTGGCGACCGTCGTGATCGTCGCGGTCGGGATGACGCTGGTGATCGCCACGGGCGGGATCGACCTGTCGGTGGGGGCCCTCATGGCGATCAGCGGGGCGATTGCGCCCATGCTGTTCCTCAACCCGCCTTTCGGGAACGCCGCGCTCGGCCTCGGGCTCGCCTTCACCGTGCCGGTGCTCGTGGCGGGGCTGTTCGGGCTGTTCAACGGCTCGCTCGTGACCCGCTTCGGCATCCAGCCGTTCATCGCCACCTTGATCCTCTTCATCGCGGGGCGGGGCATCGCGCAGGTGATGACGAACGGGCAGCTTCAGACCTTTTCCAACTCCACCTTCGGGTACATCGGGCTGGGGCGGCCCCTCGGCATTCCCTTCCAGGTCATCCTGATGCTCGCGGTGGTTGCCCTCTTCGCGTGGGTGATGAGCCGCACCGTCTTCGGGCGGCACGTCCTCGCGGTGGGCGGGAACGAGGCCGCCGCGCGGCTGGCGGGCATTCCCACCAACCGAGTCAAGCTCGCCGTGTACGGGATCAGCGGGCTGCTCGCGGGGCTGGCCGGGCTGATCGTCATCGCCATCAACTCGTCGTCGGACGCCAATCAGGTCGGGCTGAACATGGAACTTGACGCCATCGCCGCCGTCGCGGTGGGCGGGACGGCGCTGACGGGCGGGCGGGCGACCATCCTGGGAACGCTGCTCGGCGCCCTGATCATCCAGCTCATCCGCTACACCCTGCTCGCGCGTGGAGTGCCCGACGCCGTGGCGCTGGTGGTGAAGGCGGCGATTATCCTCGTCGCGGTGTATATCCAGCGGCAGCGGCGGTAG
- a CDS encoding zinc-dependent alcohol dehydrogenase yields MRALMFEAPWQMPLREVDSPRPAPGEVLVRVRAAGVCGSDVHGFTGSTGRRSPGVIMGHEFCGTVEATGEGVSGYGPGDRVVVQPIVSDGTCPQCRAGRPNLCLNRRGIGWSVNGGYAEFVSVPQGNVLPLPAEVGWHEGALAEPLAVALHAANLTPLAVGDTVAVLGAGPVGLLTVLALKLRGAGRVIVSDLSPHRLDLARRLGADGVIHATDTDPVEEVRRLTGGLGADAVLEVVGVTATVRQSVQMARNGGHVTWVGNSAPTVEVPMQEVVTREVTVRGAYAFVDEFARAVELLRSGRVDVTPLIERVAGLEDGPELIHDLARGSLDAVKVVLEP; encoded by the coding sequence GTGCGAGCCCTGATGTTCGAGGCGCCGTGGCAGATGCCGCTGCGCGAGGTGGACTCTCCCCGCCCCGCCCCCGGTGAGGTGCTCGTGCGGGTGCGCGCGGCGGGCGTGTGCGGCTCGGACGTGCACGGCTTCACGGGCTCGACCGGGCGGCGCTCCCCCGGCGTCATCATGGGCCACGAGTTCTGCGGCACCGTCGAGGCAACCGGAGAGGGGGTGTCCGGGTACGGCCCCGGCGACCGCGTGGTCGTCCAGCCCATCGTCTCCGACGGGACGTGCCCGCAGTGCCGCGCCGGACGCCCGAACCTCTGCCTGAACCGCCGCGGCATCGGCTGGTCGGTGAACGGGGGCTACGCCGAGTTCGTCAGCGTGCCCCAGGGAAACGTCCTCCCCCTCCCCGCCGAGGTCGGCTGGCACGAGGGCGCCCTCGCCGAACCGCTCGCGGTGGCCCTGCATGCGGCGAACCTCACCCCGCTGGCGGTGGGGGACACGGTGGCGGTCCTGGGGGCGGGGCCGGTCGGGCTCCTCACGGTCCTCGCCCTGAAGTTGCGGGGGGCGGGCCGGGTCATCGTGAGCGACCTCAGCCCCCACCGCCTGGACCTCGCGCGGCGGCTCGGGGCGGACGGGGTGATCCACGCGACGGACACGGACCCGGTGGAGGAGGTGCGCCGCCTCACGGGCGGGCTCGGCGCCGACGCCGTGCTGGAGGTCGTGGGCGTCACGGCGACCGTGCGGCAGTCGGTGCAGATGGCCCGGAACGGGGGACACGTGACGTGGGTCGGCAACTCCGCCCCCACCGTCGAGGTCCCCATGCAGGAGGTCGTGACGCGGGAGGTCACGGTGCGCGGGGCCTACGCCTTCGTGGACGAGTTCGCGCGGGCGGTGGAGTTGCTGCGCTCGGGGCGGGTGGACGTGACGCCCCTGATCGAGCGGGTGGCGGGACTAGAGGACGGCCCTGAACTCATCCACGACCTCGCGCGGGGAAGTCTCGACGCGGTGAAGGTGGTGCTCGAACCCTGA
- a CDS encoding sugar ABC transporter ATP-binding protein has product MEQQHPLLAMRGIDKSFSGVPALQEARLTVGRGEVHALIGQNGAGKSTLIKILTGAYRKDGGTVTFGGREVEFTSPQAAQRGGISTIYQEVNLVGFRSVTENIFLGRELRRGIFLDWRRMNAEARELLERFEVRVDVTRPLMDFSVAVQQMVAIARAVSFKSQLVIMDEPTSSLDDREVETLFGVIRQLKAQGVSVIFVSHRLDELYAVCDRVTIMRDGRTVDERPIGEIGKLELVARMLGKEVGELRREGETAFSRGGGARGDVLLEARDLRTGAMLRDADLDVRAGEIVGLAGLLGSGRTETARAVFGADELEGGEVRVSGRKASFHSPRDAIRAGLGFCSEDRKTEGIIPDLSVRENLTLALLPHLSRHGVVDPKRQAEVVDRFIARLGIKTAGPEQKIRELSGGNQQKVLLARWLCMNPKLLILDEPTRGIDVGAKGEIQALLSELAREGLGVLMISSELEELAEGADRVVVMRDGRSVAELPRQGLTQDAIMTAMAHGDTAPGETAPTGGIS; this is encoded by the coding sequence GTGGAACAACAGCACCCCCTCCTCGCTATGAGGGGCATCGACAAGAGTTTTTCCGGCGTGCCCGCCCTGCAAGAAGCCCGCCTGACGGTCGGACGCGGCGAGGTCCACGCCCTGATCGGCCAGAACGGCGCCGGGAAATCCACCCTCATCAAGATTCTGACCGGGGCCTACCGCAAGGACGGCGGCACGGTCACCTTCGGCGGGCGCGAGGTCGAGTTCACCTCCCCACAGGCAGCCCAGCGCGGCGGCATCAGCACGATCTACCAGGAGGTCAACCTCGTCGGCTTCCGCTCGGTCACCGAGAACATCTTCCTGGGGCGCGAGCTGCGGCGCGGAATCTTCCTCGACTGGCGGCGGATGAACGCCGAGGCGCGCGAACTCCTCGAACGCTTCGAGGTCCGGGTGGACGTGACCCGTCCGCTGATGGACTTCAGCGTCGCCGTGCAGCAGATGGTCGCCATCGCCCGCGCCGTCTCCTTCAAAAGCCAGCTCGTCATCATGGACGAGCCCACCTCCTCGCTCGACGATCGCGAGGTGGAGACCCTCTTCGGCGTCATCCGGCAGCTCAAGGCGCAGGGCGTCTCGGTCATCTTCGTCTCCCACCGCCTCGACGAGCTGTACGCCGTGTGCGACCGCGTGACCATCATGCGCGACGGGCGCACGGTGGACGAGCGGCCCATAGGGGAGATCGGCAAGCTCGAACTCGTCGCCCGGATGCTCGGCAAGGAGGTCGGCGAGCTGCGCCGGGAGGGCGAGACGGCCTTCTCGCGCGGCGGCGGGGCCCGGGGCGACGTGCTGCTCGAAGCCCGCGACCTGCGAACCGGCGCGATGCTCCGCGACGCCGACCTCGACGTGCGGGCGGGCGAGATCGTGGGGCTGGCGGGCCTGCTGGGCTCCGGGCGCACGGAAACGGCCCGCGCCGTGTTCGGGGCCGACGAGCTGGAGGGCGGCGAGGTGCGCGTCTCGGGCCGGAAAGCCAGTTTCCACTCCCCGCGTGACGCAATCCGCGCCGGGCTGGGCTTCTGCTCGGAGGATCGCAAGACCGAGGGCATCATCCCCGACCTCTCGGTGCGCGAGAACCTGACGCTGGCGCTGCTGCCGCACCTGTCGCGCCACGGCGTCGTCGATCCCAAGCGGCAGGCGGAGGTCGTGGACCGCTTCATCGCGCGTCTGGGAATCAAGACGGCGGGGCCGGAGCAGAAGATCCGGGAGCTGTCGGGCGGCAACCAGCAGAAGGTTCTGCTCGCCCGCTGGCTGTGTATGAACCCAAAGCTCCTGATTCTCGACGAGCCCACCCGCGGCATTGATGTGGGGGCCAAAGGGGAGATTCAGGCGCTGCTGAGCGAACTCGCCCGCGAGGGGCTGGGGGTGCTGATGATCTCCAGCGAACTCGAAGAGCTGGCGGAGGGCGCCGACCGCGTGGTCGTGATGCGCGACGGTCGCAGCGTGGCGGAATTGCCGCGTCAGGGACTCACCCAGGACGCGATCATGACCGCGATGGCGCACGGGGACACCGCGCCCGGTGAGACGGCCCCGACGGGAGGCATCTCATGA
- a CDS encoding Gfo/Idh/MocA family protein: MIVGPGKVAHTHAGALAELPGARLAAVCGRNAERTAAFAARYGARPFADLGEAVCEPDVHAVILCTPHPLHADAAVQAARAGKHVFVEKPLALTVADADRMIAAARDSGVRLGVVSQRRLYEPVQRVKRAIEEGKVGRPVLGTLSLLGWRGPEYYAMDAWRGTWAGEGGGVLVNQAVHQLDLLQWFMGPVQEVSGAWANLNHPGIEVEDTAVATLHFAGGALGSVVVSNGQNPGLWGRVHVHGASGATVGVQTDGGSSFVAGVTAAVEPPVNDVWTVPGETDLLPTWQAEDRERAARLDPMTHYHRLQLEDFVDAVQGNREPLVSGEEGRKTVELIEAIYRAGRIRSVVRLPLEG; this comes from the coding sequence TTGATCGTCGGGCCGGGCAAGGTCGCGCACACGCACGCGGGGGCCCTGGCGGAGCTGCCCGGAGCCCGACTCGCCGCCGTCTGCGGGCGGAATGCCGAACGCACTGCCGCCTTCGCCGCCCGGTACGGGGCGCGGCCCTTCGCCGACCTGGGAGAAGCGGTGTGTGAGCCGGACGTTCACGCCGTCATCCTCTGCACGCCCCACCCCCTGCACGCGGACGCCGCCGTCCAGGCCGCGCGGGCGGGCAAGCACGTCTTCGTCGAGAAACCGCTTGCCCTGACCGTCGCGGACGCCGACCGGATGATCGCGGCGGCGCGGGACTCGGGCGTGAGGCTCGGCGTGGTCAGCCAGCGCCGCCTGTACGAGCCGGTCCAGCGGGTGAAGCGGGCGATTGAAGAGGGCAAGGTCGGTCGCCCCGTCCTCGGCACCCTCAGCCTGCTGGGGTGGCGCGGCCCCGAGTATTACGCGATGGACGCCTGGCGCGGCACCTGGGCGGGGGAGGGCGGCGGCGTCCTCGTCAATCAGGCGGTGCATCAGCTCGACCTGCTCCAGTGGTTCATGGGCCCCGTCCAGGAGGTGTCGGGCGCCTGGGCCAACCTCAACCACCCCGGGATCGAGGTGGAGGACACGGCGGTCGCCACCCTGCACTTCGCGGGCGGGGCGCTGGGCAGCGTCGTGGTGAGCAACGGCCAGAATCCGGGGCTGTGGGGCCGCGTCCACGTCCACGGCGCAAGCGGCGCGACGGTCGGTGTGCAGACGGACGGCGGCTCGTCCTTCGTGGCGGGGGTGACGGCGGCGGTCGAGCCCCCGGTCAACGACGTGTGGACGGTGCCCGGTGAGACCGACCTCCTCCCTACCTGGCAGGCTGAGGACCGCGAACGCGCCGCCCGTCTCGACCCGATGACGCACTACCACCGCCTGCAACTGGAGGACTTCGTGGACGCCGTGCAGGGGAACCGCGAGCCGCTCGTCTCCGGCGAGGAGGGCCGCAAGACCGTCGAGCTGATCGAGGCGATCTACCGGGCGGGCCGCATCCGGAGCGTGGTCCGGCTGCCGCTGGAGGGCTGA
- a CDS encoding AAA family ATPase, which yields MTAPAPLTPLSPQAVTNAAARLRTLLFEVKKVIVGQDLLLERLLVALLARGHVLVEGVPGLAKTLAIKTTADAIGASFRRIQFTPDLVPADLIGTRIYNQKTGAFEVELGPVFANLILADEINRAPAKIQSALLEAMQERQVTIGTQTFPLPDPFLVLATQNPIESEGTYFLPEAQVDRFMFKVVVGYPGFHEEMTVVERVSGSFAPVGTQLSADELRELQRMADLVYVHPAVTEYAVTLARATRDPAAVRLPELGRAVAYGASPRASVNLILGAKALAIVRGREYALPEDVRDLAPEVLRHRVMLSYEGLAEEIKLEEMVGKLIAAVPLPRVHLGDPTGASPPAVTGNGPA from the coding sequence ATGACGGCTCCCGCACCCCTCACGCCCCTGTCGCCCCAGGCGGTCACGAACGCCGCCGCCCGGCTCAGAACGCTCCTCTTCGAGGTCAAAAAGGTCATCGTCGGCCAGGACCTCCTGCTCGAACGCCTGCTCGTCGCCCTGCTCGCGCGCGGGCACGTTCTGGTGGAGGGGGTGCCGGGCCTCGCCAAGACGCTGGCGATCAAGACGACCGCCGACGCCATCGGCGCCTCGTTCCGCCGCATCCAGTTCACGCCCGACCTCGTGCCCGCCGACCTGATCGGCACCCGCATCTACAACCAGAAGACGGGCGCCTTCGAGGTCGAACTCGGGCCCGTCTTCGCCAACCTGATCCTGGCCGACGAGATCAACCGCGCGCCCGCCAAGATTCAGTCCGCCCTGCTGGAGGCCATGCAGGAGCGGCAGGTCACCATCGGCACCCAGACCTTCCCCCTCCCCGACCCCTTCCTGGTGCTGGCGACCCAGAACCCCATCGAGTCGGAGGGCACCTACTTCCTGCCGGAGGCGCAGGTGGACCGCTTCATGTTCAAGGTGGTCGTGGGCTACCCCGGCTTCCACGAGGAGATGACGGTGGTGGAGCGGGTGTCGGGGTCCTTCGCGCCGGTGGGGACCCAGCTCTCCGCCGACGAGCTGCGCGAGTTGCAGCGGATGGCCGACCTCGTGTACGTCCACCCGGCGGTGACCGAGTACGCGGTGACGCTGGCCCGCGCTACCCGCGACCCGGCGGCGGTGCGGCTCCCCGAACTGGGGCGGGCGGTCGCCTACGGGGCGAGTCCCCGCGCGAGCGTGAACCTGATCCTGGGCGCCAAGGCCCTCGCCATCGTGCGCGGGCGCGAGTACGCCCTGCCGGAGGACGTGCGCGACCTCGCGCCGGAGGTCTTGCGCCACCGCGTCATGCTCTCGTACGAGGGGCTGGCCGAGGAGATCAAGCTCGAGGAGATGGTCGGGAAGCTCATCGCCGCCGTGCCGCTGCCGCGCGTCCACCTCGGGGACCCGACCGGCGCCTCCCCCCCGGCCGTGACGGGCAATGGCCCTGCTTAG
- a CDS encoding Kelch repeat-containing protein: MPDRLLPRVLLAALLSCGLTLAVPPPPWASLSPLPQARQEVGAAPLNGRVYVVGGFLADGRTTPRADAYDPDANTWAALPPLPVPVNHPAAVGLGGRLYVLGGHVGPGLEGATDAVQVYEPGRGWRLVAPLPSRRGGLSAAVIGGRIYAVGGQRGPSVGDLAVYDPGRNRWTVLPPMPTRRDHLGVAVLGGRLHAVGGRTDGRDFRLTAHEVYDPASGRWTRAAPLPTGRSGHAVVGVGRCLYVLGGEGSPRPDGMFGEVERYDARSGAWTALPPMPQARHGMGAVALRDRIFVSGGGVVAGLGPTAAHEAFTPPPC, encoded by the coding sequence ATGCCTGACCGCCTCCTGCCCCGGGTCCTGCTCGCCGCCCTCCTCTCCTGTGGGCTCACCCTCGCCGTCCCCCCGCCGCCCTGGGCGTCCCTCTCACCCCTGCCCCAGGCCCGCCAGGAGGTCGGCGCCGCTCCCCTGAACGGCCGGGTGTACGTCGTCGGAGGCTTCCTGGCTGATGGCCGCACCACCCCCCGCGCCGACGCCTACGACCCGGACGCGAACACCTGGGCGGCCCTTCCCCCCCTGCCGGTGCCCGTGAATCACCCGGCGGCGGTGGGGCTGGGCGGCAGGCTCTACGTGTTGGGCGGTCACGTCGGCCCCGGTCTGGAGGGGGCGACGGACGCCGTGCAGGTGTACGAGCCCGGGAGGGGCTGGCGGCTCGTGGCGCCCCTGCCGAGTCGTCGGGGCGGGCTCTCGGCGGCGGTGATCGGGGGCCGGATTTACGCGGTGGGCGGCCAGCGTGGGCCGAGCGTCGGGGACCTCGCCGTGTACGACCCGGGGCGGAACAGGTGGACGGTCCTCCCGCCCATGCCGACCCGGCGCGACCACCTCGGCGTGGCGGTGCTGGGCGGGCGGCTGCACGCGGTCGGCGGACGCACGGACGGGCGCGACTTCCGGCTCACCGCACACGAGGTCTATGACCCGGCCTCCGGGCGCTGGACACGCGCCGCCCCCCTGCCCACCGGGCGCAGCGGGCACGCGGTGGTGGGCGTGGGGCGGTGCCTCTACGTCCTCGGCGGGGAGGGGAGCCCCCGCCCGGACGGCATGTTCGGCGAGGTCGAGCGGTACGACGCGCGCAGCGGGGCCTGGACCGCCCTCCCCCCCATGCCCCAGGCGAGGCACGGCATGGGAGCGGTGGCGTTGAGGGACCGCATCTTCGTCTCGGGCGGGGGCGTGGTCGCCGGACTCGGCCCGACGGCGGCGCACGAGGCGTTCACCCCGCCGCCCTGCTGA